The following DNA comes from Chloroflexota bacterium.
GACGATCACCATTGCCATCGTGATCGGAGGCCTCGTCAGCTTCACCGGCCTCGGGTTAGAGCAAACGCCGCAGTTGAACGTCCCGATCGTCACCGTGCAGGTGACGATCCCCGGCGCAAGCCCGCGCACCATCGAGGAGCAGGTCACCCGCAAGGTCGAGGATGCCGTGGCCGGCCTCGGCAACATCAAGACGCTGTCCTCTGTCTCGCGGACGGGCCTGGCTACCGTCACCATCGAGTTCCGCGAGGGCATCGACGTGGACGTGGCCGTCAACGACGTGCAGCAGCGCGTCAGCGGCGTCCGCAAGGAGTTCCCGGCCGAGGCCGAGGAGCCGACCTATCTCAAGCTCGACCTGAACGACACGCCGGTGCTCTACCTCGCCGTCACGGCGCAGGCCGGCGCTGACCCAACGCAGCTCTACCGCGTGGCCGATGACGTCGTGCGCCCGCGCCTGGAGACGGCGAACGGCGTTGGCCGTGTGGTCGTGGTCGGCGGGCGCGAGCCAGAGGTCCAGGTCGAGGTGCAGCCGGACAAGCTGCGTGCCTACGGCCTGACCATCGACGACGTGAGCAACGCCGTCCGCCTCCAGTTCATGAGCACCTCGGGCGGCGACGTGAAGGATGGCGCGGGCGACAGCAGCCGCCGGGCCTCGATTCGCATCGACTCACGTGGGACCGACCTGAACCGCCTCGGCGCGCTGCCGGTCCAGTCACCGGATGGCTTCCGCACCGAGCTGCGGAACGTCGCCACCATCTCGCTCGGCGGCGCAGAGGCGACCGAGGTCGTCCGGCTGAACGGCCAGCCGGCGGTCGGCCTTCAGATCTACAAGCAGTCCAGCGCCAACATCGTGCAGACGGTGGACACTCTGCTGCCGCTCTCCGAGCAGTTGAAGCAGGAGCTGCCGAGCGGCTTCTCGCTGGAGACGGCGATTGACGCCAGCACCGGCGTCCGCAAGTCCGTGCTGGGCGTCGAGGAGGAGCTGGGCCTCGCGGCGATCATCACCGGTCTGGTGCTGTTCTTCTTTCTGCACAGCTTCCGCTCGACGCTGATCGTGCTGATCGCGATCCCGACCTCGCTGCTGATCGCGCTGATCGTCATGAAGCTCGCGGGCCTGACCCTCAACACGATGACGCTCGTCGGCCTGACGACGGCCATCGGCATTCTCGTGGACGACAGCATCGTCGTCCTCGAGAACATCATGACCCACCTCGGCCACGGCAAGGATTCGAAGACGGCTGCCGTGGAGGGCCGCTCTCAGATCGGCATGGCGGCTATCGCGATCACGCTGGTGGACGTGGCCGTCTGGGGACCGATCCTCGCCATCACCGGCCTGGTTGGCGCGTTCCTCCGCAACTTCGCGCTGGTCATCATCGCGGCGACCCTCGCCTCGCTGCTGGTCAGCTTCACCCTTACCCCGCTGATCGCGTCGCGCTGGCTCTCGACGGGCGGCCACGATGCGCCGAAGGGGCTGGTCGGGCGGATCGCCTCGTTCTGGGAGCCGGCCTATCAGCTGCTGGAGAAGCTGTACGCGAAGCTGCTCGGGTGGTCGTTGCGCCACCGCCCGGTGATCCTGCTGCTGGCGCTCGGCATCTTCCTGCTCAACCTCGCGATCGTCCCGCGCCTGGGCACCGAGTTCGCGCCGGAGAGCAACGACGAGCGGATCAGCGTGATCGGCGAGCTGCCGCCGGGCACGGCGCTGGAGGCCGCTGACCGCGCCGCCAAGCGCTGGGAGCTGGCGCTCGCCAACCAGGAGTACTTCCCCGAGGTGCACCGGGTGTACACCGTCGTCGGGCGGGGCGACGGCGACGCCGACCGCGAGCCGCGCTTCATCACCCTGACGCTGGACATCGGCGGCGGACACTCGCGCGCGCGCACCAGCAAGGAAGTCGCGCGGGCGGTGGCCGATGCCGGCGAGATCGTGAACCCCGATCTGCAGGCGCGCGTTGGCGGCGCAACCCCGGGCGGCGGCGGCCAGCCGATCCAGGTGCGTGTCTTCGGCTCTGACCTGGACGAGCTGTCGCGGCTGGCCGAGCAGGCCCGCCAGCGGCTGGCCGGTCAGCCCGAACTGACCGACGTGACCAACAGCATGGCAACCTCACCAGAGGTGACCCTCGTCCCGGACCCGAGCCGCCTGATGGACTTGAGCGTCAACACCCAGGCGGTCGGTAACGCGGTGCGCGTGGCCTACCAGGGCGCGGTCGTGGGGCGGTACGCCGAGCCGAGCGGCGCCGAGCGCGATGTGCGGGTCCGCCTGCCGGAGAACCTGCGCTACAACAGCGCCGCCGTGACCGATCTGCCGCTCGCCATCCGAGGGGGTCAGGTCATCACGGTCGGGCAGGTGACGACGGCTCAGACCGACCAGTCGCCCACCCGCATCAACCGGGTCAACCGCCAGCGCATCGCGCTGATCGGGGCCGATGCCGCGGACGTGCCGCTGGGTACCGGCATCGCGGCGACCCAGAAGGCGATGGACGGGATGAGCCTGCCATCCGGCCACCGCTGGGCCTTCGCCGGGCAGGCGGCCGACCAGGCCGACTCGTTCCGTCAGTTGAGCCTGGGCCTGCTGGCCTCGGTGGTGCTGATGTACATGGTCCTCTCGATCCTCTACGAGAACTGGTTGCAGCCGGCCCTGATCCTCAGCGCACTGCCGCTGGCGACCGTCGGCGCGTTCGGTGGGCTGCTCCTGTTCCACCTGAACCTCGGCATCGTGGCGTTCATCGGGCTGATCGGCCTGTTTGGGATGGTCGGCAAGAACGCGATCCTGCTGGTGGATCGCGCCAACGAGCTACGGAAGGAGGGGCTGGACCGCACGGCGGCGCTCCGCGAGGCTGGCGCGTCCCGCCTGCGCCCGATCCTGATGACCTCGCTGGTGCTGATCCTCTCGATGCTGCCGGTCGCGCTCAAGCTCGGCGAGGGTGGCGAGGTCCGCGCGCCCATCGGCGCGGTGCTGGTTGGCGGCATGGCGACCTCGACGGTGCTGGCGCTGCTCTACGTGCCCGTGGCCTACACCTACTTCGACAGCCTGGGGCAGTTGCTCGGGCGGCTGGCGACCTTCCGTCTGCGCCTGCCGACGTGGCGCAAGGTCGAGCCGCTCAAGAACCAGCCGTCGCGCGGCAAGGGCAAGCGGACCCGCGAGCCGCTGCCGGTTGCCGGCGGCGCGCCGACGGCCGAGGAGGCGGCCGAGCTGGCTGGTCACGCGGCGAGCGGGTCGGTCGACGCGGCGAGCCGCTCGCTCGACGGCTCGCGCGGACGCGGGTCGGGGAGCCGGCCGTCACGCGTGGCGCGCCGCGAGCGGCTCCAGGCGTATCATGATCGAAAGCTCGCCGACGCTGGCTGTGGGACTGACGAGCACGGGGCCGAGAACCGCGCGGTTGACGACCGAAGGGCTGACAGCCGGGGGGATGCCGCGTGACCTGTCTCAGCGGCCGTCAGGGCAACGGGGTTCTGCGAAACGGAGCAGGCGTGGAACAGTACCAGTCGCACGCGGCGCCCACGTCCGAGG
Coding sequences within:
- a CDS encoding efflux RND transporter permease subunit; its protein translation is MSLTRTAVFHPVIALTITIAIVIGGLVSFTGLGLEQTPQLNVPIVTVQVTIPGASPRTIEEQVTRKVEDAVAGLGNIKTLSSVSRTGLATVTIEFREGIDVDVAVNDVQQRVSGVRKEFPAEAEEPTYLKLDLNDTPVLYLAVTAQAGADPTQLYRVADDVVRPRLETANGVGRVVVVGGREPEVQVEVQPDKLRAYGLTIDDVSNAVRLQFMSTSGGDVKDGAGDSSRRASIRIDSRGTDLNRLGALPVQSPDGFRTELRNVATISLGGAEATEVVRLNGQPAVGLQIYKQSSANIVQTVDTLLPLSEQLKQELPSGFSLETAIDASTGVRKSVLGVEEELGLAAIITGLVLFFFLHSFRSTLIVLIAIPTSLLIALIVMKLAGLTLNTMTLVGLTTAIGILVDDSIVVLENIMTHLGHGKDSKTAAVEGRSQIGMAAIAITLVDVAVWGPILAITGLVGAFLRNFALVIIAATLASLLVSFTLTPLIASRWLSTGGHDAPKGLVGRIASFWEPAYQLLEKLYAKLLGWSLRHRPVILLLALGIFLLNLAIVPRLGTEFAPESNDERISVIGELPPGTALEAADRAAKRWELALANQEYFPEVHRVYTVVGRGDGDADREPRFITLTLDIGGGHSRARTSKEVARAVADAGEIVNPDLQARVGGATPGGGGQPIQVRVFGSDLDELSRLAEQARQRLAGQPELTDVTNSMATSPEVTLVPDPSRLMDLSVNTQAVGNAVRVAYQGAVVGRYAEPSGAERDVRVRLPENLRYNSAAVTDLPLAIRGGQVITVGQVTTAQTDQSPTRINRVNRQRIALIGADAADVPLGTGIAATQKAMDGMSLPSGHRWAFAGQAADQADSFRQLSLGLLASVVLMYMVLSILYENWLQPALILSALPLATVGAFGGLLLFHLNLGIVAFIGLIGLFGMVGKNAILLVDRANELRKEGLDRTAALREAGASRLRPILMTSLVLILSMLPVALKLGEGGEVRAPIGAVLVGGMATSTVLALLYVPVAYTYFDSLGQLLGRLATFRLRLPTWRKVEPLKNQPSRGKGKRTREPLPVAGGAPTAEEAAELAGHAASGSVDAASRSLDGSRGRGSGSRPSRVARRERLQAYHDRKLADAGCGTDEHGAENRAVDDRRADSRGDAA